A part of Chitinimonas koreensis genomic DNA contains:
- a CDS encoding CaiB/BaiF CoA transferase family protein, giving the protein MQDPKKPLAGIKVVELGTLIAAPFCTRLMADFGAEVTKIEPPEGDPLRRWRRLHDGTSLWWYVQSRGKRCINLNLKDSAELERARALCAEANIVVENFRPGVMEKLGLGWETLSQLNPKLVMVRISGFGQTGPYRDLPGFGAVGESMGGLRYVTGFEDRPPVRTGVSIGDSIAALYAVMGALMALRQVEVNGGRGQVVDVALYEAVFAMMESLVPEYDHDGFIRERSGNIMPGITPSNTHTTRDGGHVTIGANGDAIFQRLMRAIGRPDLAAAPDLADNAGRDARRDELYAVIDQWVAQHDLAAVMAVLKEAEVPASKVYSVADMFADPHFHAREMFLPLTLPDGRTIRMPGIVPRLAG; this is encoded by the coding sequence ATGCAGGACCCGAAGAAACCGCTCGCCGGCATCAAGGTGGTCGAGCTCGGCACGCTGATCGCGGCGCCGTTCTGCACCCGGCTGATGGCCGACTTCGGCGCCGAGGTGACCAAGATCGAGCCGCCCGAGGGCGATCCGCTGCGGCGCTGGCGGCGGCTGCACGACGGCACCTCGCTGTGGTGGTACGTGCAGAGCCGCGGCAAGCGCTGCATCAATCTCAACCTCAAGGATTCGGCCGAACTCGAACGCGCCCGCGCGCTGTGCGCCGAGGCCAACATCGTGGTCGAGAACTTCCGCCCCGGCGTGATGGAGAAGCTCGGCCTCGGCTGGGAAACGCTGTCGCAGCTCAATCCGAAACTGGTGATGGTGCGCATCTCCGGCTTCGGCCAGACCGGCCCCTATCGCGACCTGCCCGGCTTCGGCGCGGTCGGCGAATCGATGGGCGGGCTGCGCTACGTGACCGGCTTCGAGGATCGCCCGCCGGTGCGTACCGGCGTCTCGATCGGCGATTCGATCGCCGCGCTGTACGCGGTGATGGGCGCGCTGATGGCGCTGCGCCAGGTCGAGGTCAACGGCGGCCGCGGCCAGGTGGTCGACGTGGCGCTGTACGAGGCGGTGTTCGCCATGATGGAAAGCCTGGTGCCCGAGTACGACCACGACGGCTTCATCCGCGAGCGCAGCGGCAACATCATGCCCGGCATCACGCCGTCCAATACCCATACCACCCGCGACGGCGGCCACGTCACCATCGGCGCCAACGGCGACGCGATCTTCCAGCGGCTGATGCGCGCGATCGGCCGGCCCGATCTGGCCGCTGCGCCGGACCTGGCCGACAACGCCGGCCGCGACGCGCGGCGCGACGAGCTCTACGCGGTGATCGACCAGTGGGTGGCGCAGCACGACCTCGCCGCGGTGATGGCCGTGCTGAAGGAGGCCGAGGTGCCGGCCTCCAAGGTCTACTCGGTGGCCGACATGTTCGCCGACCCGCATTTCCATGCGCGCGAGATGTTCCTGCCGCTGACGCTGCCCGATGGGCGGACCATCCGCATGCCCGGGATCGTGCCGCGGTTGGCGGGCTGA